One Danio rerio strain Tuebingen ecotype United States chromosome 7, GRCz12tu, whole genome shotgun sequence genomic window, CTACTCTTGAGCTCGAACTGAAAGTGTACTCACAATGGCTAGAACTAAGCAGACCGCCCGTAAGTCCACCGGAGGAAAAGCTCCAAGGAAGCAGCTCGCCACTAAGGCTGCCCGTAAAAGTGCACCGGCAACCGGCGGCGTTAAGAAGCCTCATCGCTACAGACCCGGTACCGTGGCTCTGAGAGAAATCCGCCGTTATCAGAAGTCCACTGAGCTGCTGATCCGCAAACTGCCCTTCCAGCGTCTGGTGAGAGAAATCGCTCAAGATTTCAAGACTGATCTGCGTTTCCAGAGTTCCGCCGTCATGGCCCTGCAGGAGGCCAGCGAGGCTTATTTGGTGGGTCTGTTTGAGGACACAAACCTGTGCGCCATCCACGCCAAGAGAGTCACCATCATGCCCAAAGACATCCAGCTGGCCCGCCGCATCCGCGG contains:
- the LOC137496131 gene encoding histone H3; translated protein: MARTKQTARKSTGGKAPRKQLATKAARKSAPATGGVKKPHRYRPGTVALREIRRYQKSTELLIRKLPFQRLVREIAQDFKTDLRFQSSAVMALQEASEAYLVGLFEDTNLCAIHAKRVTIMPKDIQLARRIRGERA